One window of Triticum dicoccoides isolate Atlit2015 ecotype Zavitan chromosome 5A, WEW_v2.0, whole genome shotgun sequence genomic DNA carries:
- the LOC119301382 gene encoding aminopeptidase M1-C-like, which translates to MAPPRVGAGAVLPVVVALLLVVAAAAAGGGMKTATHGEGANLKASHGASAPPAAGGSAEQFRGKARLPSFAAPRRYELFLRPDLVTCTFSGSVAISVAVSAPTRFLVLNALDLSVNRASIRFQALAPTEVVFFKDDGVLVLGFAKQLPLGEGVLKMDFNGILNDQMRGFYRSKYLYKGKERNMAVTQFESVDARRCFPCWDEPAFKAKFKLTLEVPSELVALSNMPVANATFAGPLKTVRYQESPRMSTYLVAIVVGLFEYVEGMTTKGTRVRVYTQIGKSNQGKFALDVGVKSLNLYKDYFATPYPLPKLDMVAIPDFAPGAMENYGLVTYREVALLFDDKSSSASSKQNIAITVAHELAHQWFGNLVTMEWWTHLWLNEGFATWMSHLAVDSFFPQWNIWAQFLDRTTTALRLDSLEASHPIEVEIHHASEVDQIFDAISYDKGASVIRMLQSYLGAERFQKAMASYMKKYAYSNAKTEDLWAVLEKETGESVKDLMTTWTKQKGYPVINAKIKGNDIEIEQAQFLLDGSSGSGMWIVPITSGCGAYDTQKKLLKLKRDKLVIGSQCGDRKKGGNFWTKLNINGTGFYRVKYDDELAAALQNALETKKLSLMDKIGIMDDLYALSIARQQTFASLLHLLYGYRGEADYSVLSHINTVTTSIAKISADATPALAGDVKQLLIKILLSPAEKLGWDPKKGESHLDVMLRPLLLTALVQLGHGKTINEGVRRFNIFTRDRGTSLLPPDTRKAAYLAVMQNVSSSNRSGYDALRKIYKESAEGEERLQVLGILSSCRDKGIVLESLNLIFTSEVRNQDAYILLRGIQPEAREISWNWLKENWERISKTFAGSLVTNFVKTIVPLFTSNEKAAEISKFFVTRTKPGFERTLKQSLENVRISARWAEGIRSEPGLSQTVRELLAKP; encoded by the exons ATGGCTCCACCCCGCGTCGGCGCCGGCGCCGTGCTGCCCGTGGTGGTggcgctcctcctcgtcgtcgcagcAGCGGCCGCCGGCGGCGGCATGAAGACGGCGACACACGGCGAG GGCGCGAATCTCAAGGCATCTCACGGCGCGTCCGCGCCGCCTGCGGCCGGCGGCTCGGCGGAGCAGTTCCGGGGCAAAGCGCGGCTGCCGAGCTTCGCCGCGCCGCGCCGCTACGAGCTCTTCCTCCGCCCCGACCTGGTCACCTGCACCTTCTCCGGCTCGGTGGCCATCTCCGTCGCCGTCTCCGCGCCCACCCGCTTCCTCGTGCTCAACGCGCTCGACCTCTCCGTCAACCGCGCCTCCATCCGCTTCCAG GCTTTGGCGCCCACGGAGGTGGTGTTCTTCAAGGATGACGGTGTGTTGGTGCTCGGGTTTGCCAAGCAGCTGCCCCTCGGCGAGGGcgtgctcaagatggacttcaacgGCATTCTCAACGACCAAATGAGAGGCTTCTACAGGAG TAAATACCTGTATAAGGGGAAAGAGAGAAACATGGCGGTGACGCAGTTTGAGTCCGTGGATGCGCGGCGGTGCTTCCCCTGCTGGGATGAGCCCGCATTCAAG GCTAAGTTCAAGCTAACACTTGAAGTTCCATCTGAGCTGGTAGCACTGTCCAACATGCCAGTAGCTAACGCAACATTTGCTGGTCCTCTCAAAACTGTGCGTTACCAGGAATCGCCACGTATGTCAACTTATTTAGTGGCCATAGTTGTCGGTTTGTTTGAATATGTAGAGGGTATGACAACAAAAG GCACGAGAGTTCGTGTGTACACTCAAATTGGTAAGAGTAACCAAGGGAAGTTTGCACTAGATGTTGGAGTGAAGTCGTTGAATCTCTATAAAGA TTACTTTGCCACTCCTTATCCACTCCCCAAGTTGGATATGGTTGCTATCCCTGATTTTGCTCCTGGAGCCATGGAGAACTACGGATTGGTCACTTACCGGGAAGTAGCTTTGCTTTTCGATGACAAGTCTTCATCAGCATCCAGCAAACAGAAT ATTGCAATTACTGTGGCACACGAATTAGCTCATCAATGGTTTGGCAATCTTGTAACCATGGAATGGTGGACTCACTTGTGGTTAAATGAGGGATTTGCTACATGG ATGAGCCATCTAGCAGTAGATTCTTTTTTTCCACAATGGAATATCTGGGCACAGTTTCTTGATCGCACAACCACTGCTCTCAGGCTGGATTCACTCGAGGCGTCTCATCCTATTGAG GTTGAAATACACCATGCCAGTGAAGTTGATCAGATTTTTGATGCTATTAGCTATGACAAGGGTGCTTCTGTTATTCGCATGCTACAAAGTTATCTTGGCGCAGAGCGTTTTCAG AAAGCAATGGCTTCATATATGAAGAAATATGCATACTCAAATGCTAAAACCGAGGACCTTTGGGCTGTTCTTGAAAAGGAAACTGGTGAATCTGTCAAGGATTTGATGACTACATGGACGAAGCAAAAAGGTTATCCTGTTATTAATGCGAAAATTAAAGGGAATGACATAGAGATTGAGCAG GCCCAGTTTTTGTTAGATGGGTCCTCTGGCTCTGGCATGTGGATTGTCCCTATAACTTCAGGCTGTGGTGCATATGATACACAGAAAAAGTTGTTGAAACTTAAACGTGATAAGCTGGTCATTGGTTCACAATGTGGTGACCGAAAGAAGGGCGGAAACTTTTGGACTAAGTTGAATATAAATGGAACTGGATTTTACAGAGTTAAATATGACGATGAGCTTGCAGCTGCACTTCAAAATGCATTGGAGACCAAGAAGCTCTCACTAATGGATAAAATTG GCATCATGGATGACTTATATGCGCTTTCTATTGCCCGACAACAAACATTTGCGTCGTTGCTACATTTACTCTACGGTTATCGTGGGGAAGCTGATTATAGTGTTCTTTCACACATAAACACT gtaaccacaagtattgctaaAATATCTGCTGATGCTACTCCTGCCTTGGCTGGTGACGTCAAGCAACTTTTGATCAAGATTCTTTTGTCACCTGCAGA AAAGTTAGGCTGGGACCCCAAGAAGGGTGAGAGCCACCTGGATGTAATGCTTAGACCACTGCTGTTGACTGCACTTGTCCAACTTGGACATGGTAAGACCATTAATGAAGGAGTTAGGCGCTTTAACATCTTCACACGTGATCGCGGCACTTCTCTTCTTCCTCCGGATACTAGAAAG GCCGCATACCTCGCTGTGATGCAGAATGTTAGTAGTTCAAACAGATCCGGTTATGATGCTCTCCGAAAAATCTACAAGGAGTCAGCTGAAGGGGAGGAAAGATTACAAGTCTTAG GCATATTATCTTCTTGCCGGGACAAGGGTATCGTCCTTGAATCACTGAATTTAATTTTCACTAGCGAG GTTCGCAATCAAGATGCATATATTCTCCTTAGAGGTATTCAACCAGAGGCACGTGAAATTTCCTGGAACTGGTTGAAG GAAAACTGGGAGCGCATCTCAAAGACATTTGCCGGGAGCTTGGTTACGAATTTTGTTAAAACCATTGTTCCATTG TTCACCTCCAACGAGAAGGCGGCAGAGATCTCCAAGTTCTTTGTAACGCGCACAAAGCCCGGATTTGAGAGGACGCTGAAGCAGAGCCTTGAAAACGTGCGGATCAGCGCGAGATGGGCCGAGGGCATCAGGAGTGAGCCCGGGCTTTCACAGACGGTGCGTGAGCTCCTGGCCAAGCCCTGA